In a single window of the Drosophila albomicans strain 15112-1751.03 chromosome 3, ASM965048v2, whole genome shotgun sequence genome:
- the LOC117572424 gene encoding zinc finger protein 665 isoform X10: MCAAQSNPHFSYAWNIADNGNRAAESVLEISPNFNYTVGGESMPYLLSTDGSLAVQKDVKGALAASNKGNVVRRMFVVNDSFAPGTQRVITTGAASTVVKKQDSGQQVLSINSLDKNYLLVDQATAAAAAVAAAGGDPAAAAHHHTLTNGSIVDAKTGQTVLTTSAAAAKSHFSSIGALHLTQEECNEILIKRALAAGHGHHQTHTLTAGDGAHHHHSTAPGATPSYCSVGGATTLLGDILPGISVQVQKVIQGLEENEDSQGEAPNLKLEPGTLELSPKTELQESMHFSETDATIKKERPYSCDECGKSFLLKHHLTTHARVHTGGERPHICTHCGKSFAHKHCLNTHLLLHSTDRPYQCQECKKSFTLKHHLLTHSRVHSRERPFVCQECGRAFPLKRHLVTHSKFHAGERPYVCEECGESFAQENHLIMHSRFHGSLNPFVCADCGASFPRKFQLVNHGRIHGKIPHSCTVCGKEFLQKRTLVSHMRRVHTGEQAHPCVSCGEGFLTKAELHQHVRAAHNGVNPNTSSATIIANQQQIQQPHHHPGHPQTITVVSNPANSTLLTVSTTDANGVARPQYVCRECGSAFNSREALALHLRLHTGDKSLMTDLCALTAALPGHFLSTASLNPGTVVTANPNLVAQSPVPVQIISSTGQVMSQTTLVQAANSTHPQAVVTAVPTMPVHGQQHLQHVQQQQQQQHVVTVSPANKPKSHFCASCGKGFAAKHGLMQHNRRHPNGGCTVRTHVCECGKAFFQKNHLMLHQRQHLETKPAISQQQVC; the protein is encoded by the exons ATGTGCGCTGCACAGAGCAATCCGCACTTCAGCTACGCTTGGAATATTGCAGACAACGGCAACCGTGCCGCAGAATCCGTTTTGGAGATATCGCCAAATTTTAACTACACTGTCGGTGGGGAATCG ATGCCCTATCTGTTATCCACGGATGGATCATTGGCCGTACAAAAGGATGTTAAAGGTGCACTTGCTGCCAGCAATAAGGGCAATGTCGTCCGTCGTATGTTCGTGGTGAATGACTCATTTGCGCCCGGAACACAAAG AGTGATTACCACAGGCGCCGCATCGACGGTGGTCAAAAAACAGGATTCTGGTCAACAAGTGTTGAGCATAAATTCGCTCGATAAGAACT atctATTAGTCGATCAggcgacagcggcagcagctgcagttgcggCAGCAGGTGGTGATCCAGCGGCTGCTGCGCATCATCATACATTAACAAATGGCAGCATTGTTGACGCCAAAACTGGACAAACTGTATTGACAACGAGCGCCGCTGCGGCTAAGTCGCACTTTAGCTCAATTGGAGCACTGCATCTCACCCAAGAGGAGTGCAATGAGATCTTAATCAAACGCGCCCTTGCAGCCGGCCACGGCCACCATcagacgcacacactcacCGCTGGCGACGGAGCGCACCACCATCATTCGACGGCGCCAGGCGCGACACCAA GTTATTGTTCCGTTGGCGGTGCAACAACACTCTTAGGTGACATACTTCCTGGTATTTCAGTTCAAGTACAGAAAGTAATACAAGGACTCGAAGAGAACGAGGACTCACAGGGCGAAGCACCCAACTTAAAGTTGGAGCCAGGCACATTAGAATTGTCCCCAAAGACCGAACTACAGGAATCAATGCATTTCAGCGAA ACCGACGCCACCATCAAGAAGGAGCGCCCGTACAGCTGTGACGAGTGCGGTAAATCCTTTCTGCTCAAACATCATTTGACAACACACGCACGCGTGCACACAGGTG GCGAACGTCCACATATTTGCACCCATTGCGGCAAGAGTTTTGCGCACAAACACTGTCTAAATACGCATCTATTGCTGCACTCAACCGATCGGCCATATCAGTGTCAGGAGTGTAAGAAGAGTTTTACCCTTAAGCATCATCTGTTGACCCACTCACGTGTCCATAGTCGCGAGCGGCCATTTGTGTGCCAGGAGTGCGGGCGAGCATTTCCCCTCAAACGTCACCTGGTGACGCACAGTAAATTTCACGCCGGCGAACGACCTTACGTCTGCGAGGAATGCGGTGAAAGTTTCGCACAGGAGAATCATCTGATTATGCACTCGCG CTTTCATGGTTCATTGAATCCATTTGTTTGTGCTGACTGCGGAGCATCCTTTCCACGCAAGTTTCAACTGGTTAATCACGGACGTATACACGGCAAAATACCCCATTCCTGTACGGTTTGTGGCAAAGAATTTCTACAGAAGCGAACGCTAGTTTCCCACATGAG GCGCGTACATACCGGCGAGCAGGCGCATCCCTGCGTAAGCTGTGGCGAGGGTTTCCTCACCAAGGCGGAGCTGCATCAACATGTGCGTGCAGCGCACAATGGTGTCAATCCCAATACGAGCAGCGCCACCATAATAGCCAATCAACAG caGATACAACAGCCGCATCATCACCCCGGACATCCGCAGACTATCACCGTTGTCAGTAATCCAGCAAACTCAACGCTGCTCACCGTCTCCACAACTGATGCGAATGGTGTGGCACGTCCACAATATGTTTGCCG CGAATGTGGAAGCGCGTTTAATAGTCGCGAGGCGCTAGCCTTGCATTTAAGATTGCACACAGGCGACAAGAGCCTGATGACAGATTTATGCGCATTGACAGCAGCGCTACCAGGTCACTTCTTGAGCACAGCAAGCCTCAATCCGGGCACAGTGGTAACCGCCAATCCGAATCTGGTGGCACAGAGTCCAGTGCCCGTGCAAATCATATCGTCCACCGGTCAGGTGATGTCACAGACCACGCTGGTGCAGGCCGCCAACTCGACCCATCCGCAAGCCGTTGTCACCGCAGTGCCCACGATGCCAGTGCACGGCCAACAGCATCTGCAGCatgtgcaacaacagcagcagcaacagcatgtGGTCACCGTATCGCCGGCCAACAAGCCCAAATCGCATTTCTGTGCCAGTTGCGGCAAAGGATTCGCTGCCAAGCACGGCCTAATGCAGCACAATCGACGACATCCCAATGGCGGTTGCACGGTGCGCACTCATGTCTGCGAGTGTGGAAAGGCATTCTTCCAAAAGAATCATCTGATGCTGCATCAGCGCCAGCATTTGGAAACAAAGCCAGCCATATCGCAGCAACAGGTATGCTAA
- the LOC117572424 gene encoding zinc finger protein 665 isoform X4, whose translation MCAAQSNPHFSYAWNIADNGNRAAESVLEISPNFNYTVGGESMPYLLSTDGSLAVQKDVKGALAASNKGNVVRRMFVVNDSFAPGTQRVITTGAASTVVKKQDSGQQVLSINSLDKNYLLVDQATAAAAAVAAAGGDPAAAAHHHTLTNGSIVDAKTGQTVLTTSAAAAKSHFSSIGALHLTQEECNEILIKRALAAGHGHHQTHTLTAGDGAHHHHSTAPGATPSGATTLLGDILPGISVQVQKVIQGLEENEDSQGEAPNLKLEPGTLELSPKTELQESMHFSETDATIKKERPYSCDECGKSFLLKHHLTTHARVHTGGERPHICTHCGKSFAHKHCLNTHLLLHSTDRPYQCQECKKSFTLKHHLLTHSRVHSRERPFVCQECGRAFPLKRHLVTHSKFHAGERPYVCEECGESFAQENHLIMHSRFHGSLNPFVCADCGASFPRKFQLVNHGRIHGKIPHSCTVCGKEFLQKRTLVSHMRRVHTGEQAHPCVSCGEGFLTKAELHQHVRAAHNGVNPNTSSATIIANQQQIQQPHHHPGHPQTITVVSNPANSTLLTVSTTDANGVARPQYVCRECGSAFNSREALALHLRLHTGDKSLMTDLCALTAALPGHFLSTASLNPGTVVTANPNLVAQSPVPVQIISSTGQVMSQTTLVQAANSTHPQAVVTAVPTMPVHGQQHLQHVQQQQQQQHVVTVSPANKPKSHFCASCGKGFAAKHGLMQHNRRHPNGGCTVRTHVCECGKAFFQKNHLMLHQRQHLETKPAISQQQEADVQQQQQQQQQQQAAAAAAAAGQQAAQVEVQILPGGHGKVIKYEICRNVLQEEQAAQQQQGSMHAE comes from the exons ATGTGCGCTGCACAGAGCAATCCGCACTTCAGCTACGCTTGGAATATTGCAGACAACGGCAACCGTGCCGCAGAATCCGTTTTGGAGATATCGCCAAATTTTAACTACACTGTCGGTGGGGAATCG ATGCCCTATCTGTTATCCACGGATGGATCATTGGCCGTACAAAAGGATGTTAAAGGTGCACTTGCTGCCAGCAATAAGGGCAATGTCGTCCGTCGTATGTTCGTGGTGAATGACTCATTTGCGCCCGGAACACAAAG AGTGATTACCACAGGCGCCGCATCGACGGTGGTCAAAAAACAGGATTCTGGTCAACAAGTGTTGAGCATAAATTCGCTCGATAAGAACT atctATTAGTCGATCAggcgacagcggcagcagctgcagttgcggCAGCAGGTGGTGATCCAGCGGCTGCTGCGCATCATCATACATTAACAAATGGCAGCATTGTTGACGCCAAAACTGGACAAACTGTATTGACAACGAGCGCCGCTGCGGCTAAGTCGCACTTTAGCTCAATTGGAGCACTGCATCTCACCCAAGAGGAGTGCAATGAGATCTTAATCAAACGCGCCCTTGCAGCCGGCCACGGCCACCATcagacgcacacactcacCGCTGGCGACGGAGCGCACCACCATCATTCGACGGCGCCAGGCGCGACACCAA GCGGTGCAACAACACTCTTAGGTGACATACTTCCTGGTATTTCAGTTCAAGTACAGAAAGTAATACAAGGACTCGAAGAGAACGAGGACTCACAGGGCGAAGCACCCAACTTAAAGTTGGAGCCAGGCACATTAGAATTGTCCCCAAAGACCGAACTACAGGAATCAATGCATTTCAGCGAA ACCGACGCCACCATCAAGAAGGAGCGCCCGTACAGCTGTGACGAGTGCGGTAAATCCTTTCTGCTCAAACATCATTTGACAACACACGCACGCGTGCACACAGGTG GCGAACGTCCACATATTTGCACCCATTGCGGCAAGAGTTTTGCGCACAAACACTGTCTAAATACGCATCTATTGCTGCACTCAACCGATCGGCCATATCAGTGTCAGGAGTGTAAGAAGAGTTTTACCCTTAAGCATCATCTGTTGACCCACTCACGTGTCCATAGTCGCGAGCGGCCATTTGTGTGCCAGGAGTGCGGGCGAGCATTTCCCCTCAAACGTCACCTGGTGACGCACAGTAAATTTCACGCCGGCGAACGACCTTACGTCTGCGAGGAATGCGGTGAAAGTTTCGCACAGGAGAATCATCTGATTATGCACTCGCG CTTTCATGGTTCATTGAATCCATTTGTTTGTGCTGACTGCGGAGCATCCTTTCCACGCAAGTTTCAACTGGTTAATCACGGACGTATACACGGCAAAATACCCCATTCCTGTACGGTTTGTGGCAAAGAATTTCTACAGAAGCGAACGCTAGTTTCCCACATGAG GCGCGTACATACCGGCGAGCAGGCGCATCCCTGCGTAAGCTGTGGCGAGGGTTTCCTCACCAAGGCGGAGCTGCATCAACATGTGCGTGCAGCGCACAATGGTGTCAATCCCAATACGAGCAGCGCCACCATAATAGCCAATCAACAG caGATACAACAGCCGCATCATCACCCCGGACATCCGCAGACTATCACCGTTGTCAGTAATCCAGCAAACTCAACGCTGCTCACCGTCTCCACAACTGATGCGAATGGTGTGGCACGTCCACAATATGTTTGCCG CGAATGTGGAAGCGCGTTTAATAGTCGCGAGGCGCTAGCCTTGCATTTAAGATTGCACACAGGCGACAAGAGCCTGATGACAGATTTATGCGCATTGACAGCAGCGCTACCAGGTCACTTCTTGAGCACAGCAAGCCTCAATCCGGGCACAGTGGTAACCGCCAATCCGAATCTGGTGGCACAGAGTCCAGTGCCCGTGCAAATCATATCGTCCACCGGTCAGGTGATGTCACAGACCACGCTGGTGCAGGCCGCCAACTCGACCCATCCGCAAGCCGTTGTCACCGCAGTGCCCACGATGCCAGTGCACGGCCAACAGCATCTGCAGCatgtgcaacaacagcagcagcaacagcatgtGGTCACCGTATCGCCGGCCAACAAGCCCAAATCGCATTTCTGTGCCAGTTGCGGCAAAGGATTCGCTGCCAAGCACGGCCTAATGCAGCACAATCGACGACATCCCAATGGCGGTTGCACGGTGCGCACTCATGTCTGCGAGTGTGGAAAGGCATTCTTCCAAAAGAATCATCTGATGCTGCATCAGCGCCAGCATTTGGAAACAAAGCCAGCCATATCGCAGCAACAG GAGGCCgatgtgcaacagcaacagcagcagcaacaacaacagcaagcagcagctgcggcagcagcagccggacAGCAAGCCGCTCAGGTTGAAGTCCAAATATTGCCCGGTGGCCATGGCAAGGtgattaaatatgaaatttgccGCAATGTCCTGCAGGAGGAGCAGGcggcacaacagcagcagggtTCAATGCATGCGGAATAG
- the LOC117572424 gene encoding zinc finger protein 135 isoform X7, translating into MCAAQSNPHFSYAWNIADNGNRAAESVLEISPNFNYTVGGESMPYLLSTDGSLAVQKDVKGALAASNKGNVVRRMFVVNDSFAPGTQRVITTGAASTVVKKQDSGQQVLSINSLDKNYLLVDQATAAAAAVAAAGGDPAAAAHHHTLTNGSIVDAKTGQTVLTTSAAAAKSHFSSIGALHLTQEECNEILIKRALAAGHGHHQTHTLTAGDGAHHHHSTAPGATPIQVQKVIQGLEENEDSQGEAPNLKLEPGTLELSPKTELQESMHFSETDATIKKERPYSCDECGKSFLLKHHLTTHARVHTGGERPHICTHCGKSFAHKHCLNTHLLLHSTDRPYQCQECKKSFTLKHHLLTHSRVHSRERPFVCQECGRAFPLKRHLVTHSKFHAGERPYVCEECGESFAQENHLIMHSRFHGSLNPFVCADCGASFPRKFQLVNHGRIHGKIPHSCTVCGKEFLQKRTLVSHMRRVHTGEQAHPCVSCGEGFLTKAELHQHVRAAHNGVNPNTSSATIIANQQQIQQPHHHPGHPQTITVVSNPANSTLLTVSTTDANGVARPQYVCRECGSAFNSREALALHLRLHTGDKSLMTDLCALTAALPGHFLSTASLNPGTVVTANPNLVAQSPVPVQIISSTGQVMSQTTLVQAANSTHPQAVVTAVPTMPVHGQQHLQHVQQQQQQQHVVTVSPANKPKSHFCASCGKGFAAKHGLMQHNRRHPNGGCTVRTHVCECGKAFFQKNHLMLHQRQHLETKPAISQQQEADVQQQQQQQQQQQAAAAAAAAGQQAAQVEVQILPGGHGKVIKYEICRNVLQEEQAAQQQQGSMHAE; encoded by the exons ATGTGCGCTGCACAGAGCAATCCGCACTTCAGCTACGCTTGGAATATTGCAGACAACGGCAACCGTGCCGCAGAATCCGTTTTGGAGATATCGCCAAATTTTAACTACACTGTCGGTGGGGAATCG ATGCCCTATCTGTTATCCACGGATGGATCATTGGCCGTACAAAAGGATGTTAAAGGTGCACTTGCTGCCAGCAATAAGGGCAATGTCGTCCGTCGTATGTTCGTGGTGAATGACTCATTTGCGCCCGGAACACAAAG AGTGATTACCACAGGCGCCGCATCGACGGTGGTCAAAAAACAGGATTCTGGTCAACAAGTGTTGAGCATAAATTCGCTCGATAAGAACT atctATTAGTCGATCAggcgacagcggcagcagctgcagttgcggCAGCAGGTGGTGATCCAGCGGCTGCTGCGCATCATCATACATTAACAAATGGCAGCATTGTTGACGCCAAAACTGGACAAACTGTATTGACAACGAGCGCCGCTGCGGCTAAGTCGCACTTTAGCTCAATTGGAGCACTGCATCTCACCCAAGAGGAGTGCAATGAGATCTTAATCAAACGCGCCCTTGCAGCCGGCCACGGCCACCATcagacgcacacactcacCGCTGGCGACGGAGCGCACCACCATCATTCGACGGCGCCAGGCGCGACACCAA TTCAAGTACAGAAAGTAATACAAGGACTCGAAGAGAACGAGGACTCACAGGGCGAAGCACCCAACTTAAAGTTGGAGCCAGGCACATTAGAATTGTCCCCAAAGACCGAACTACAGGAATCAATGCATTTCAGCGAA ACCGACGCCACCATCAAGAAGGAGCGCCCGTACAGCTGTGACGAGTGCGGTAAATCCTTTCTGCTCAAACATCATTTGACAACACACGCACGCGTGCACACAGGTG GCGAACGTCCACATATTTGCACCCATTGCGGCAAGAGTTTTGCGCACAAACACTGTCTAAATACGCATCTATTGCTGCACTCAACCGATCGGCCATATCAGTGTCAGGAGTGTAAGAAGAGTTTTACCCTTAAGCATCATCTGTTGACCCACTCACGTGTCCATAGTCGCGAGCGGCCATTTGTGTGCCAGGAGTGCGGGCGAGCATTTCCCCTCAAACGTCACCTGGTGACGCACAGTAAATTTCACGCCGGCGAACGACCTTACGTCTGCGAGGAATGCGGTGAAAGTTTCGCACAGGAGAATCATCTGATTATGCACTCGCG CTTTCATGGTTCATTGAATCCATTTGTTTGTGCTGACTGCGGAGCATCCTTTCCACGCAAGTTTCAACTGGTTAATCACGGACGTATACACGGCAAAATACCCCATTCCTGTACGGTTTGTGGCAAAGAATTTCTACAGAAGCGAACGCTAGTTTCCCACATGAG GCGCGTACATACCGGCGAGCAGGCGCATCCCTGCGTAAGCTGTGGCGAGGGTTTCCTCACCAAGGCGGAGCTGCATCAACATGTGCGTGCAGCGCACAATGGTGTCAATCCCAATACGAGCAGCGCCACCATAATAGCCAATCAACAG caGATACAACAGCCGCATCATCACCCCGGACATCCGCAGACTATCACCGTTGTCAGTAATCCAGCAAACTCAACGCTGCTCACCGTCTCCACAACTGATGCGAATGGTGTGGCACGTCCACAATATGTTTGCCG CGAATGTGGAAGCGCGTTTAATAGTCGCGAGGCGCTAGCCTTGCATTTAAGATTGCACACAGGCGACAAGAGCCTGATGACAGATTTATGCGCATTGACAGCAGCGCTACCAGGTCACTTCTTGAGCACAGCAAGCCTCAATCCGGGCACAGTGGTAACCGCCAATCCGAATCTGGTGGCACAGAGTCCAGTGCCCGTGCAAATCATATCGTCCACCGGTCAGGTGATGTCACAGACCACGCTGGTGCAGGCCGCCAACTCGACCCATCCGCAAGCCGTTGTCACCGCAGTGCCCACGATGCCAGTGCACGGCCAACAGCATCTGCAGCatgtgcaacaacagcagcagcaacagcatgtGGTCACCGTATCGCCGGCCAACAAGCCCAAATCGCATTTCTGTGCCAGTTGCGGCAAAGGATTCGCTGCCAAGCACGGCCTAATGCAGCACAATCGACGACATCCCAATGGCGGTTGCACGGTGCGCACTCATGTCTGCGAGTGTGGAAAGGCATTCTTCCAAAAGAATCATCTGATGCTGCATCAGCGCCAGCATTTGGAAACAAAGCCAGCCATATCGCAGCAACAG GAGGCCgatgtgcaacagcaacagcagcagcaacaacaacagcaagcagcagctgcggcagcagcagccggacAGCAAGCCGCTCAGGTTGAAGTCCAAATATTGCCCGGTGGCCATGGCAAGGtgattaaatatgaaatttgccGCAATGTCCTGCAGGAGGAGCAGGcggcacaacagcagcagggtTCAATGCATGCGGAATAG
- the LOC117572424 gene encoding zinc finger protein 135 isoform X3, translating into MCAAQSNPHFSYAWNIADNGNRAAESVLEISPNFNYTVGGESMPYLLSTDGSLAVQKDVKGALAASNKGNVVRRMFVVNDSFAPGTQRVITTGAASTVVKKQDSGQQVLSINSLDKNYLLVDQATAAAAAVAAAGGDPAAAAHHHTLTNGSIVDAKTGQTVLTTSAAAAKSHFSSIGALHLTQEECNEILIKRALAAGHGHHQTHTLTAGDGAHHHHSTAPGATPSYCSVGGATTLLGDILPGISVQVQKVIQGLEENEDSQGEAPNLKLEPGTLELSPKTELQESMHFSETDATIKKERPYSCDECGKSFLLKHHLTTHARVHTGGERPHICTHCGKSFAHKHCLNTHLLLHSTDRPYQCQECKKSFTLKHHLLTHSRVHSRERPFVCQECGRAFPLKRHLVTHSKFHAGERPYVCEECGESFAQENHLIMHSRFHGSLNPFVCADCGASFPRKFQLVNHGRIHGKIPHSCTVCGKEFLQKRTLVSHMRRVHTGEQAHPCVSCGEGFLTKAELHQHVRAAHNGVNPNTSSATIIANQQIQQPHHHPGHPQTITVVSNPANSTLLTVSTTDANGVARPQYVCRECGSAFNSREALALHLRLHTGDKSLMTDLCALTAALPGHFLSTASLNPGTVVTANPNLVAQSPVPVQIISSTGQVMSQTTLVQAANSTHPQAVVTAVPTMPVHGQQHLQHVQQQQQQQHVVTVSPANKPKSHFCASCGKGFAAKHGLMQHNRRHPNGGCTVRTHVCECGKAFFQKNHLMLHQRQHLETKPAISQQQEADVQQQQQQQQQQQAAAAAAAAGQQAAQVEVQILPGGHGKVIKYEICRNVLQEEQAAQQQQGSMHAE; encoded by the exons ATGTGCGCTGCACAGAGCAATCCGCACTTCAGCTACGCTTGGAATATTGCAGACAACGGCAACCGTGCCGCAGAATCCGTTTTGGAGATATCGCCAAATTTTAACTACACTGTCGGTGGGGAATCG ATGCCCTATCTGTTATCCACGGATGGATCATTGGCCGTACAAAAGGATGTTAAAGGTGCACTTGCTGCCAGCAATAAGGGCAATGTCGTCCGTCGTATGTTCGTGGTGAATGACTCATTTGCGCCCGGAACACAAAG AGTGATTACCACAGGCGCCGCATCGACGGTGGTCAAAAAACAGGATTCTGGTCAACAAGTGTTGAGCATAAATTCGCTCGATAAGAACT atctATTAGTCGATCAggcgacagcggcagcagctgcagttgcggCAGCAGGTGGTGATCCAGCGGCTGCTGCGCATCATCATACATTAACAAATGGCAGCATTGTTGACGCCAAAACTGGACAAACTGTATTGACAACGAGCGCCGCTGCGGCTAAGTCGCACTTTAGCTCAATTGGAGCACTGCATCTCACCCAAGAGGAGTGCAATGAGATCTTAATCAAACGCGCCCTTGCAGCCGGCCACGGCCACCATcagacgcacacactcacCGCTGGCGACGGAGCGCACCACCATCATTCGACGGCGCCAGGCGCGACACCAA GTTATTGTTCCGTTGGCGGTGCAACAACACTCTTAGGTGACATACTTCCTGGTATTTCAGTTCAAGTACAGAAAGTAATACAAGGACTCGAAGAGAACGAGGACTCACAGGGCGAAGCACCCAACTTAAAGTTGGAGCCAGGCACATTAGAATTGTCCCCAAAGACCGAACTACAGGAATCAATGCATTTCAGCGAA ACCGACGCCACCATCAAGAAGGAGCGCCCGTACAGCTGTGACGAGTGCGGTAAATCCTTTCTGCTCAAACATCATTTGACAACACACGCACGCGTGCACACAGGTG GCGAACGTCCACATATTTGCACCCATTGCGGCAAGAGTTTTGCGCACAAACACTGTCTAAATACGCATCTATTGCTGCACTCAACCGATCGGCCATATCAGTGTCAGGAGTGTAAGAAGAGTTTTACCCTTAAGCATCATCTGTTGACCCACTCACGTGTCCATAGTCGCGAGCGGCCATTTGTGTGCCAGGAGTGCGGGCGAGCATTTCCCCTCAAACGTCACCTGGTGACGCACAGTAAATTTCACGCCGGCGAACGACCTTACGTCTGCGAGGAATGCGGTGAAAGTTTCGCACAGGAGAATCATCTGATTATGCACTCGCG CTTTCATGGTTCATTGAATCCATTTGTTTGTGCTGACTGCGGAGCATCCTTTCCACGCAAGTTTCAACTGGTTAATCACGGACGTATACACGGCAAAATACCCCATTCCTGTACGGTTTGTGGCAAAGAATTTCTACAGAAGCGAACGCTAGTTTCCCACATGAG GCGCGTACATACCGGCGAGCAGGCGCATCCCTGCGTAAGCTGTGGCGAGGGTTTCCTCACCAAGGCGGAGCTGCATCAACATGTGCGTGCAGCGCACAATGGTGTCAATCCCAATACGAGCAGCGCCACCATAATAGCCAATCAACAG ATACAACAGCCGCATCATCACCCCGGACATCCGCAGACTATCACCGTTGTCAGTAATCCAGCAAACTCAACGCTGCTCACCGTCTCCACAACTGATGCGAATGGTGTGGCACGTCCACAATATGTTTGCCG CGAATGTGGAAGCGCGTTTAATAGTCGCGAGGCGCTAGCCTTGCATTTAAGATTGCACACAGGCGACAAGAGCCTGATGACAGATTTATGCGCATTGACAGCAGCGCTACCAGGTCACTTCTTGAGCACAGCAAGCCTCAATCCGGGCACAGTGGTAACCGCCAATCCGAATCTGGTGGCACAGAGTCCAGTGCCCGTGCAAATCATATCGTCCACCGGTCAGGTGATGTCACAGACCACGCTGGTGCAGGCCGCCAACTCGACCCATCCGCAAGCCGTTGTCACCGCAGTGCCCACGATGCCAGTGCACGGCCAACAGCATCTGCAGCatgtgcaacaacagcagcagcaacagcatgtGGTCACCGTATCGCCGGCCAACAAGCCCAAATCGCATTTCTGTGCCAGTTGCGGCAAAGGATTCGCTGCCAAGCACGGCCTAATGCAGCACAATCGACGACATCCCAATGGCGGTTGCACGGTGCGCACTCATGTCTGCGAGTGTGGAAAGGCATTCTTCCAAAAGAATCATCTGATGCTGCATCAGCGCCAGCATTTGGAAACAAAGCCAGCCATATCGCAGCAACAG GAGGCCgatgtgcaacagcaacagcagcagcaacaacaacagcaagcagcagctgcggcagcagcagccggacAGCAAGCCGCTCAGGTTGAAGTCCAAATATTGCCCGGTGGCCATGGCAAGGtgattaaatatgaaatttgccGCAATGTCCTGCAGGAGGAGCAGGcggcacaacagcagcagggtTCAATGCATGCGGAATAG